The following proteins are encoded in a genomic region of Syntrophotaleaceae bacterium:
- a CDS encoding heavy metal sensor histidine kinase, producing the protein MFPASIRLKLTLWYVLTLLLILGVSSGVWYAHLSRTLIDQIDQKLWSVAGRAQGMGAEFQTAASPCDTVRAFIHRFRLGESYRIVDGQGNSVCEPEEEKDKIPAVPAWMLEAAGFEGAVVATVDAPVHRVRQMVLAMQGAAGRTLFLQIWTGLGMVDRALQEMRSLLLIFSAPALIAVCFCGWFLAGRFLKPVENITRAMRRINAENLNQRLPIGQARDEISRLAETFNSMLSRLEESFRKIHQFSADASHELRTPLTILKGETEVALRWAKQPEEFRKTLESSMEEIDRMGRIIEDLLILAKSEAGEKSLEIKEISLSDLLQELYLQARTLGEPKGIYPQLKLEVIEEIRMQGDELRLRQLFLNLISNAVKYTPEGGQVEIILATQGDEAVVAISDTGIGIPPEHLPHIFDRFYRIDEARNREDGGTGLGLAIVRSLAQAHDGRVEVTSVPGKGSTFTVYLPLGGPASLQESELSI; encoded by the coding sequence TTGTTCCCGGCCTCCATCCGCCTTAAACTGACACTGTGGTACGTCCTCACCCTGCTGCTGATTCTCGGAGTCAGCAGTGGGGTCTGGTATGCTCACCTTTCACGCACCCTGATCGACCAGATCGACCAGAAACTGTGGTCTGTCGCCGGCAGGGCACAGGGTATGGGAGCCGAATTCCAGACAGCTGCCTCCCCCTGTGATACGGTCAGGGCTTTCATCCACCGCTTTCGCCTGGGTGAGTCCTACCGTATTGTTGATGGGCAGGGGAACTCGGTCTGCGAGCCGGAGGAAGAGAAGGATAAAATTCCCGCAGTGCCCGCCTGGATGCTTGAGGCCGCAGGTTTTGAGGGGGCGGTTGTCGCTACGGTGGACGCCCCTGTCCATCGGGTCCGGCAGATGGTGCTGGCCATGCAGGGGGCTGCAGGCCGGACGCTGTTTCTGCAGATATGGACCGGTCTGGGCATGGTCGATCGCGCTCTTCAGGAGATGCGATCCCTGCTGCTGATCTTCAGTGCACCGGCCCTGATCGCCGTCTGTTTCTGCGGCTGGTTCCTGGCCGGGCGGTTTCTCAAGCCGGTGGAAAACATCACCCGGGCCATGCGCAGGATCAACGCCGAAAACCTCAATCAGCGTCTGCCCATCGGCCAGGCCAGGGACGAGATCAGCCGTCTTGCCGAAACCTTCAATTCCATGCTGTCCCGCCTCGAGGAATCGTTCCGCAAAATCCATCAGTTCAGCGCCGATGCCTCCCACGAACTTCGCACCCCGCTGACCATCCTCAAGGGGGAGACGGAGGTGGCTCTGCGATGGGCCAAACAGCCTGAGGAATTCCGCAAAACCCTTGAATCGAGCATGGAGGAGATTGACCGGATGGGCCGCATCATCGAAGATCTGCTCATCCTGGCCAAGAGCGAAGCGGGGGAAAAATCCCTGGAAATCAAGGAAATCAGTCTCAGTGATCTGCTGCAGGAACTCTATCTGCAGGCCAGAACCCTGGGCGAACCGAAGGGGATATATCCGCAGCTCAAGCTGGAGGTTATTGAGGAAATACGGATGCAGGGCGATGAGCTGCGTCTGCGTCAGCTTTTCCTCAACCTGATCTCCAACGCCGTCAAATACACGCCTGAAGGCGGCCAGGTTGAAATTATTTTGGCGACCCAGGGGGATGAGGCGGTCGTTGCGATCTCCGATACCGGAATCGGCATCCCTCCCGAGCATCTGCCCCACATTTTCGATCGTTTCTATCGCATCGACGAAGCCCGCAACCGTGAAGATGGCGGCACCGGTCTCGGGCTGGCCATCGTCCGGTCACTGGCCCAGGCCCATGACGGACGGGTTGAAGTTACCTCGGTTCCAGGCAAGGGCAGCACCTTCACCGTCTATCTTCCCCTTGGCGGCCCCGCCTCGCTCCAGGAATCCGAACTTTCCATCTAG
- a CDS encoding response regulator transcription factor, which produces MRILVVEDEKKVASFIKRGLEEESFAVDVAFDGEEGLYLAENNPYDVILMDLMLPKKDGLAVIKELRDKDIATPVLCLTAKDSVEDIVSGLDSGSDDYLTKPFAFGELLARVKALVRRTAKDRGAEIFFSDLRLDPVSHKVWRANKEIDLTAKEYALLEYFMRHPNEVLTRAMIAEHVWDYTFDSFTNIIDVYVNYLRKKIDRDFETKLIHTVRGVGYVLKEG; this is translated from the coding sequence ATGCGAATTCTTGTAGTCGAAGACGAAAAAAAGGTGGCCAGCTTCATCAAGCGGGGTCTGGAGGAGGAGAGTTTCGCCGTCGATGTCGCCTTCGATGGTGAGGAAGGCCTTTATCTGGCCGAAAACAATCCTTACGACGTGATTCTGATGGACCTGATGCTGCCCAAGAAAGACGGACTGGCCGTCATCAAGGAACTGCGGGACAAGGATATCGCCACCCCTGTCCTGTGTCTGACCGCCAAGGATTCTGTGGAGGACATCGTTTCCGGTCTCGATTCCGGCAGCGACGACTACCTGACCAAACCCTTCGCCTTCGGCGAACTGCTGGCCCGGGTCAAAGCCCTGGTCCGGCGCACCGCGAAGGATCGCGGAGCAGAAATCTTCTTTTCTGATCTGCGTCTCGATCCGGTTTCGCACAAGGTGTGGCGGGCGAACAAGGAGATCGATCTGACCGCCAAGGAATACGCCCTTCTCGAGTATTTCATGCGGCACCCCAACGAGGTGCTGACCCGTGCCATGATCGCCGAGCACGTCTGGGATTACACCTTCGATTCCTTTACCAATATTATCGACGTTTACGTCAACTATCTACGTAAGAAGATCGATCGGGATTTCGAAACCAAACTGATTCATACGGTGCGCGGCGTAGGGTATGTTCTGAAGGAGGGGTGA
- a CDS encoding pyruvate, water dikinase regulatory protein, translated as MPEPQRIYLLSDATGETAEKIVSAALTQFRDKPVRVTRISNVRDKNRIFQGLDEALQNRGLVVYTLVNRELAQLVHDECEALGLPACDLITPLLMKFSEFFGRSPGQTPGLLHEMDEDYFRRIEAVEFTVKHDDGQEVRHLDAADIVLVGISRTSKTPLSTYLAHLGWKVANVPLVYGIEPPKELFRVEPKRVVGLYIDAQRLVELRAARLRHLGQDPRAAYADLEEIEQELRYSQAIFRRNSWVTVNVSGKAVEETANEVLVKLKLK; from the coding sequence ATGCCTGAACCTCAAAGGATTTATCTGCTCTCCGATGCCACTGGCGAAACGGCTGAAAAAATCGTCAGTGCAGCCCTGACCCAGTTTCGGGACAAACCGGTCAGGGTCACCCGGATCAGCAATGTCAGGGATAAGAATCGCATCTTTCAGGGATTGGACGAGGCTTTGCAGAACCGGGGTCTGGTTGTCTACACCCTGGTCAATCGGGAACTGGCGCAACTGGTCCATGATGAATGTGAAGCCCTCGGGCTGCCGGCCTGTGATCTGATTACGCCGCTGCTGATGAAATTCTCCGAGTTTTTCGGCCGATCGCCGGGACAGACGCCAGGTCTTCTGCACGAAATGGACGAGGATTATTTCCGCAGGATCGAGGCTGTCGAGTTTACCGTAAAGCATGACGACGGCCAGGAAGTTCGCCATCTGGATGCTGCCGACATTGTCCTGGTCGGCATATCCAGGACAAGCAAGACGCCCCTTTCCACCTACCTTGCCCATCTGGGATGGAAAGTGGCCAATGTCCCCCTCGTTTACGGGATCGAGCCTCCCAAGGAGCTTTTTCGGGTCGAACCCAAGCGGGTGGTGGGATTGTATATAGATGCCCAGAGGCTGGTGGAGTTGCGCGCCGCAAGACTAAGGCATCTGGGCCAGGATCCCCGGGCAGCCTATGCCGATCTGGAAGAGATCGAACAGGAACTGCGCTACTCCCAAGCGATTTTTCGGCGCAATTCATGGGTCACCGTCAACGTTTCCGGCAAGGCTGTTGAAGAGACCGCCAATGAGGTGCTGGTCAAGCTGAAGCTGAAATAA
- the prmA gene encoding 50S ribosomal protein L11 methyltransferase, with translation MELSLDIPAEGVDLFCHIMTEIGSLGVIVEDRPLDTFHPPDPDVFKAASYQVKAYFPPADDPEQLREAIRDQLIWLAAIIPDLSSTVPDLRTVRHEDWAENWKQHFTTLRIGPRLVVRPSWENFQADKGDAVVTLDPGMAFGTGTHGTTRLCLEALARRFEQPPPPGSVLDVGTGSGILAIAAAALGARRVVACDIDQEACRTAADNSRANGVEEQIEITDLPLDQIAGTFQVVLANILAEENIRLAPRLVEKLAEDGLLILSGILLEKEALVKNTFRHYNLSGPEISHQDEWSCLAYRKKA, from the coding sequence ATGGAACTATCATTAGATATACCCGCCGAGGGGGTCGATCTTTTCTGTCACATCATGACCGAAATCGGCTCTCTGGGCGTTATTGTCGAAGATCGCCCTCTGGACACCTTCCACCCCCCCGACCCGGATGTTTTCAAGGCGGCCAGCTACCAGGTCAAGGCCTATTTCCCTCCCGCCGATGATCCGGAGCAGCTGCGGGAAGCGATCCGCGATCAGTTGATCTGGCTGGCTGCGATTATCCCCGATCTGTCCTCAACCGTGCCTGATCTGAGAACGGTTCGTCATGAAGACTGGGCGGAAAACTGGAAACAGCATTTCACCACCCTGCGTATCGGCCCGCGCCTGGTCGTCAGGCCGAGCTGGGAAAATTTTCAGGCCGATAAGGGGGACGCTGTTGTCACCCTCGATCCCGGCATGGCCTTTGGCACCGGCACTCACGGCACCACAAGGCTCTGCCTGGAAGCGCTCGCCCGCCGTTTCGAGCAGCCGCCCCCTCCGGGCAGCGTGCTCGATGTCGGAACCGGCTCCGGCATCCTGGCCATCGCCGCCGCCGCTCTGGGCGCCCGTCGGGTTGTGGCCTGCGACATTGACCAGGAAGCCTGTCGCACGGCCGCAGATAATTCCCGTGCCAATGGCGTCGAAGAACAGATCGAAATTACCGACCTTCCCCTGGATCAGATCGCGGGAACCTTTCAGGTGGTGCTGGCCAATATCCTGGCCGAGGAAAATATCCGCCTGGCCCCCCGACTCGTTGAAAAGCTGGCAGAGGATGGTCTGCTGATCCTGTCCGGGATTCTGCTGGAAAAAGAAGCTCTGGTCAAAAACACCTTTCGGCACTACAATCTTTCGGGCCCTGAAATCAGCCACCAGGACGAATGGTCCTGTCTGGCCTATCGGAAAAAAGCATAA
- a CDS encoding 16S rRNA (uracil(1498)-N(3))-methyltransferase: MRRFFVPADSLVNDIVTLSGETLHHLAVVLRLSRGDEILLLDGRGNFCHCRISILEKNHGLAEVLRRWHEAETACPVHLLQGLPKADKLELILQKGTELGISSFSPLDCERSVVRLADSRQDQRHQRWQKIVREAARQSCRSRLPQLLPVRSLPEAVKHCEEELRLMLWEEESRPLADLLPPSPPSSIALLVGPEGGFSADEAAMARDAGFVPVRIGPRILRSETAGFAAAAILQYLYGDLGLRKKGP, translated from the coding sequence ATGCGACGGTTTTTTGTTCCTGCGGACTCACTCGTAAACGATATCGTCACCCTCTCCGGCGAAACCCTGCACCATCTGGCCGTGGTCCTGCGCCTTTCTCGAGGGGACGAAATCCTGCTGCTGGATGGCCGGGGCAACTTTTGTCACTGCCGCATCTCCATCCTGGAAAAAAACCACGGGTTGGCCGAGGTGTTGCGGCGCTGGCATGAGGCGGAAACCGCCTGTCCGGTTCACCTGCTGCAGGGACTGCCAAAGGCAGATAAATTGGAATTGATCTTGCAGAAAGGGACCGAACTGGGCATCAGCAGCTTCTCGCCGCTCGATTGTGAACGCAGCGTTGTGCGTTTGGCCGATTCCCGTCAGGACCAGAGGCACCAGCGCTGGCAGAAGATCGTTCGCGAAGCTGCCCGTCAGAGCTGCCGCAGCCGGCTTCCCCAGCTGCTGCCTGTCCGGTCGCTGCCGGAGGCAGTGAAACATTGCGAGGAGGAGTTGCGGCTCATGCTCTGGGAAGAAGAATCCCGTCCTCTCGCCGATCTCTTGCCCCCCTCGCCTCCCAGCAGCATCGCCCTGCTGGTGGGACCCGAGGGTGGATTCAGCGCCGATGAAGCCGCAATGGCCCGCGATGCCGGCTTCGTTCCGGTTCGTATAGGTCCAAGGATCTTGCGCAGCGAAACGGCCGGCTTTGCAGCGGCGGCAATTCTGCAGTATCTTTATGGCGACCTGGGGCTGCGAAAAAAGGGCCCATAG
- a CDS encoding RDD family protein has protein sequence MKCPKCGYQSFNHLPACKKCGRSLLDLQEKLGFDIPAVRNLTAAAEATEDNHWQEENNQEDSALEDSLQNFFHSLEDPSEDVFSSGEVPASVTPPTDDIEPEDSLFDTPNNLFTFEEKPGIEDLAYSLDDMEEELMSLQAPEEEQEDSENVFLFSSADSREPDPPLDDFGKPPENACEEIPEEKGFLSFDDLNGELGAVEEPPREETVPPESPGPKVPEESDFLSFADVDAELGSLEETDGDVEMETAGQGLPETAFDAFVTPQEIKQAMAEDAICKRTDTSSASTAGTESDQVELPFAESVLPAEALLSDEEAAPRRLVLGLRLLAMMTDLGILLGIFSAFIMAGEMVRLPNRADWFRFTLDAVLQLATPYFLVLFTLCFGYFTLFHFLTGQTPGKMLWRVRVEGEAGAPLSLTQAFLRTAGGLLALLPAGLGFMSVLFNPSQRGWNDLLANSRVVKATPEGK, from the coding sequence ATGAAATGCCCCAAGTGTGGCTACCAAAGCTTCAATCACCTGCCCGCCTGCAAAAAATGCGGCCGCAGTCTGCTGGATCTTCAGGAAAAACTCGGCTTCGACATCCCCGCGGTCCGGAACCTGACGGCCGCTGCAGAAGCAACCGAGGATAACCACTGGCAGGAAGAGAACAACCAGGAGGACTCCGCCCTGGAGGACTCGCTGCAGAATTTTTTCCATTCCCTTGAAGACCCCTCGGAAGATGTTTTTTCCTCCGGGGAAGTGCCTGCCTCTGTCACCCCTCCGACCGATGACATCGAACCTGAGGACTCCCTTTTCGACACTCCCAACAATCTTTTCACCTTTGAAGAGAAACCGGGCATCGAGGATTTGGCTTACTCCCTGGATGACATGGAAGAGGAGCTCATGTCCCTGCAGGCGCCGGAGGAAGAGCAGGAGGATTCGGAGAACGTTTTCCTTTTCAGCAGCGCCGACTCCCGGGAACCGGACCCGCCTCTTGACGATTTTGGCAAACCGCCAGAAAACGCCTGCGAGGAAATACCTGAAGAAAAAGGATTTCTTTCCTTTGACGACCTCAATGGGGAGCTTGGTGCCGTCGAGGAGCCGCCTCGGGAAGAAACCGTTCCACCGGAAAGCCCCGGCCCGAAGGTGCCGGAAGAAAGTGATTTTCTCTCCTTCGCCGATGTTGATGCCGAACTGGGTTCGCTGGAGGAAACAGACGGGGATGTGGAGATGGAGACGGCTGGGCAGGGGCTGCCGGAAACCGCTTTCGACGCCTTCGTCACCCCGCAGGAAATTAAGCAGGCGATGGCCGAAGACGCGATTTGCAAGCGTACCGACACCTCCTCTGCAAGCACTGCCGGGACTGAATCGGACCAGGTTGAACTCCCGTTCGCCGAAAGCGTCCTGCCAGCGGAAGCTCTCCTCTCCGACGAGGAGGCAGCTCCCCGCCGGTTGGTCCTCGGCTTGCGCCTTCTGGCCATGATGACCGATCTCGGCATACTGCTGGGGATCTTCTCTGCATTCATTATGGCGGGAGAAATGGTCCGCCTGCCGAACAGGGCCGACTGGTTCCGTTTCACCCTGGATGCCGTCCTGCAGTTGGCGACACCCTACTTTCTGGTGCTGTTCACCCTCTGCTTCGGCTATTTCACCCTGTTCCATTTCCTGACAGGACAAACGCCTGGCAAGATGTTATGGCGGGTCAGGGTTGAAGGGGAAGCGGGAGCCCCCCTTTCGCTGACTCAGGCATTTTTGCGCACGGCCGGCGGATTATTGGCCCTGCTTCCGGCCGGGCTCGGTTTCATGTCGGTCCTGTTCAACCCCAGCCAGCGGGGCTGGAACGACCTGCTGGCCAATTCCCGGGTGGTGAAGGCAACGCCGGAAGGCAAATAG
- a CDS encoding MBL fold metallo-hydrolase produces the protein MQKPSLEIVQIPAGEMQNFSYLVYCPQTLEGMAVDPSFEPERMLASADERGVKIKILANTHGHRDHIAGNETILRATGAVLAAHPLALPHADLALEDGNVLPLGKAEVTVIHTPGHTPGDITLHPPGALLTGDTLFVTKVGRADMQNSDPKALYRSLRRLAEFPDETLVYPGHDYGPQPVSTIGYEKMHNPYLLCEDLDGFIRLRMG, from the coding sequence ATGCAGAAGCCTTCGCTTGAAATTGTTCAGATACCGGCCGGAGAGATGCAGAACTTCAGCTATCTCGTCTACTGCCCGCAGACCCTTGAAGGGATGGCCGTCGATCCTTCCTTTGAACCGGAAAGGATGCTGGCCTCAGCCGATGAGAGAGGGGTAAAGATCAAAATCCTGGCCAATACCCACGGGCACCGGGATCATATTGCCGGCAACGAAACCATTTTGCGGGCGACGGGAGCGGTCCTGGCCGCTCACCCACTGGCGCTGCCGCACGCCGACCTGGCCCTGGAGGATGGCAACGTGCTGCCTCTCGGCAAGGCCGAGGTCACCGTCATTCACACCCCCGGCCATACTCCCGGAGATATCACCCTGCATCCCCCCGGAGCTCTACTCACCGGAGATACCCTGTTTGTCACCAAAGTTGGTCGGGCGGATATGCAAAATAGCGACCCCAAAGCGCTATACCGCAGTCTTCGGCGTCTCGCCGAATTTCCCGATGAAACTCTGGTGTATCCCGGGCACGATTACGGACCCCAGCCGGTTTCGACTATCGGCTACGAAAAAATGCACAATCCTTACCTGCTCTGCGAGGATCTGGACGGTTTCATCCGGCTGCGCATGGGATAG
- the dapF gene encoding diaminopimelate epimerase, producing MKFAKMHGAGNDYVYVNCFETTVADPPAVARQVSNRNFGIGSDGLILIMPSQVADVRMRMFNSDGSESEMCGNGIRCVAKYAYDHGLVDTKEMTAETGAGILRLQLFVNDRDKVDRVRVNMGLPRLTRGEIPMTGSPGEKVISEELKVLDRTFHITCVSMGNPHCVIFVDNVAEFPLEKYGPIIEKHPLFPNRTNVEFVEVVSPAEVRQRTWERGAGETLACGTGSSAVTVAGVLNGRTGRKILNHLLGGDLEMEWAEDGSVFMTGPAVQVFEGVFDPQ from the coding sequence ATGAAATTCGCCAAAATGCACGGAGCCGGCAACGACTACGTTTACGTCAACTGTTTCGAAACCACGGTTGCCGATCCCCCGGCCGTTGCCCGGCAGGTCAGCAACCGCAACTTCGGCATCGGATCCGATGGACTGATCCTGATCATGCCGTCACAGGTCGCCGACGTTCGCATGCGCATGTTCAATTCAGACGGCAGCGAGTCTGAGATGTGCGGGAACGGCATCCGCTGCGTGGCGAAATACGCCTACGATCACGGTCTGGTGGACACAAAGGAAATGACCGCGGAGACCGGGGCCGGCATCCTCAGGCTTCAGCTTTTCGTCAACGACCGCGACAAGGTCGACCGGGTCCGGGTCAACATGGGTTTGCCACGGCTGACCCGCGGTGAAATCCCCATGACCGGCTCTCCCGGGGAAAAGGTCATCTCCGAAGAGCTGAAGGTCCTGGACCGGACCTTTCACATCACCTGCGTTTCCATGGGAAACCCTCATTGCGTGATCTTCGTCGACAACGTGGCCGAGTTCCCCCTGGAAAAATATGGTCCGATCATCGAAAAACACCCCCTTTTTCCCAACCGGACCAACGTCGAGTTCGTGGAGGTGGTTTCCCCCGCCGAGGTCAGGCAGCGCACCTGGGAACGAGGTGCCGGCGAAACGCTTGCCTGCGGTACCGGCTCCTCGGCAGTCACCGTAGCCGGCGTGCTGAACGGGCGCACCGGGCGGAAAATCCTCAATCACCTGCTGGGTGGCGATCTGGAGATGGAGTGGGCCGAGGATGGCAGCGTCTTCATGACCGGCCCGGCGGTCCAGGTGTTTGAAGGGGTCTTCGATCCTCAGTAG
- a CDS encoding pyrimidine 5'-nucleotidase — protein MDFLLFDLDNTLYSPDRNLFNLIDRRINDYMHEVVGIPLEEVDLLRRRYWQRYGVTMQGLMRHHQVDPEDYLHYVHDIDVSSRILPDPELQQTLQGLPHRRAIFTNSSTAHSRRVLEALQLSELFEEIFDIRVANYLPKPLPDPYHAVLARLEVPAAACIMVEDTVENLRTAKELGMGTILVGPEKTAPEPFVDVRIDRITDIAVALEKWFDNPLSMREIP, from the coding sequence ATGGATTTCCTGCTGTTCGACCTTGACAATACCCTCTATTCCCCCGATCGGAATCTTTTCAACCTGATCGATCGGCGGATCAATGACTACATGCACGAAGTGGTCGGCATTCCTCTGGAGGAGGTGGACCTGCTCCGGCGCCGCTACTGGCAGCGCTACGGGGTGACCATGCAGGGGCTGATGCGCCATCACCAGGTGGACCCGGAAGATTATCTGCACTACGTGCACGACATCGATGTCAGCAGCCGCATTCTTCCCGACCCCGAGCTGCAGCAGACTTTGCAGGGGCTGCCCCATCGTCGGGCCATCTTCACCAACAGCTCCACCGCTCACAGCCGCAGGGTCCTGGAGGCCCTGCAATTGAGCGAGCTGTTCGAGGAAATTTTCGATATCCGGGTGGCCAATTACCTGCCCAAGCCCCTGCCCGATCCGTACCACGCCGTTCTCGCCCGTCTCGAGGTCCCCGCCGCAGCCTGCATCATGGTGGAAGATACGGTGGAAAACCTCCGCACGGCAAAGGAACTGGGCATGGGCACTATCCTGGTTGGTCCTGAAAAAACCGCTCCCGAACCGTTTGTCGATGTCCGCATCGACCGGATCACTGACATTGCCGTGGCCCTTGAAAAGTGGTTCGACAACCCGCTCAGCATGAGGGAGATCCCTTGA
- a CDS encoding deoxyribonuclease IV, producing MPLLGAHVSISGGVSKAFARAEELGINAMQIFTKNANRWQAKPLPAEEIEGFAAAWRQSSVASVVAHDSYLINLAAPEGETRSRSLLAFLDEMQRCAALGIPHLVMHPGAHLGDGETAGLQRIANAFRTLFAEAPPKVTVLLENTAGQGSCLGHRFEHLASLMELVPAGRFAVCFDTCHALAAGYDLTSAEGYHRTLTEFDRIIGIDRIAAFHLNDSKKGLGSRVDRHAHIGEGAVPLEVFRALMRDERFQEVPKLLETEPGDDNCHHRAELALLRSLAEAEA from the coding sequence ATGCCCCTGCTCGGTGCCCATGTGTCGATTTCGGGCGGGGTCAGCAAGGCGTTCGCCCGGGCCGAAGAGCTTGGCATCAACGCCATGCAGATCTTCACCAAAAATGCCAACCGCTGGCAGGCCAAGCCTCTCCCGGCCGAAGAGATCGAGGGTTTCGCCGCCGCCTGGCGGCAAAGCTCCGTGGCCTCGGTCGTCGCCCACGACAGTTATCTGATCAATCTTGCGGCTCCCGAAGGGGAAACGCGCAGCCGTTCATTGCTGGCTTTTCTCGACGAAATGCAGCGCTGTGCCGCCCTCGGCATCCCGCATCTGGTCATGCACCCCGGAGCTCATCTCGGCGACGGGGAAACCGCGGGCCTGCAGCGCATTGCCAACGCCTTTCGCACCCTGTTTGCGGAAGCTCCGCCGAAGGTTACTGTGCTGCTGGAAAACACCGCCGGCCAGGGAAGCTGCCTCGGACATCGCTTCGAGCATCTCGCAAGCCTCATGGAGCTGGTCCCCGCAGGCCGTTTCGCCGTCTGTTTCGATACCTGCCATGCCCTGGCCGCAGGGTACGATCTGACCTCGGCGGAGGGTTATCATCGGACGCTGACAGAGTTTGATCGGATCATCGGCATCGACCGCATAGCCGCCTTTCATCTCAATGATTCGAAAAAGGGGCTTGGCAGCCGGGTGGACCGCCACGCTCACATCGGCGAGGGCGCTGTTCCCCTTGAAGTTTTCCGGGCCCTGATGCGGGACGAGCGCTTTCAAGAAGTGCCGAAACTTCTTGAAACCGAACCCGGGGACGACAACTGCCACCACCGTGCGGAGCTGGCCCTGCTGAGAAGCCTGGCGGAGGCGGAAGCATGA
- the dtd gene encoding D-aminoacyl-tRNA deacylase, whose translation MRAVLQRVTESRVVVADETVGAIGQGLLVLLGVEQGDREPDAAYLAKKTAELRMFEDEEGKMNLSVADKAGQVLVVSQFTLAADCRKGRRPGFSGAAAPEEANRLYLHYVDLLRGQGLTVATGRFQAMMQVHLVNDGPVTFLLDSRKVF comes from the coding sequence ATGAGGGCCGTGCTGCAGCGTGTCACGGAATCCCGGGTCGTTGTTGCCGACGAAACTGTTGGGGCTATCGGGCAGGGCCTGCTGGTTCTGCTGGGAGTGGAACAGGGGGACAGGGAGCCGGATGCCGCCTACTTGGCGAAGAAAACAGCGGAACTGCGGATGTTCGAGGACGAAGAAGGCAAAATGAATCTGTCGGTGGCGGATAAGGCGGGGCAGGTCCTGGTCGTCTCCCAGTTCACTCTCGCCGCCGACTGCCGCAAGGGACGCCGCCCCGGCTTTTCCGGTGCCGCGGCTCCCGAAGAGGCCAACCGCCTCTACCTTCATTACGTGGATCTGCTGCGCGGACAGGGCCTGACTGTGGCCACCGGCCGCTTTCAGGCGATGATGCAGGTTCACCTGGTCAACGACGGCCCGGTGACCTTTCTGCTGGACAGCCGCAAGGTTTTTTGA
- the yjgA gene encoding ribosome biogenesis factor YjgA codes for MNDNHHGEKAAPSRSARKRAARSVEDLAVRLTELAAADFRRLPVEGDVRRELEAARSIKAHGARKRQIKHLAGLLRRDEETREALEGFVSELDQGRFRDAARFHFLEELRERLCDPNQREDAMEEVRSVLPDLEEVRVRRLAEAAAGGADKRAFRELFRVLKAAEESLHQPPK; via the coding sequence GTGAACGATAATCACCATGGAGAGAAAGCTGCGCCGAGCCGCAGCGCCAGGAAACGGGCCGCACGTTCGGTGGAGGATCTCGCTGTCCGGCTGACGGAACTGGCCGCGGCCGACTTCCGCCGCCTGCCGGTGGAGGGGGATGTGCGCCGGGAACTGGAGGCGGCCCGCAGCATCAAGGCCCACGGCGCCCGCAAACGGCAGATCAAGCATCTGGCCGGCCTGCTTCGCCGGGACGAAGAGACCCGCGAAGCATTGGAGGGTTTTGTCAGCGAACTCGATCAGGGCCGATTTCGGGATGCGGCGCGGTTCCATTTTTTGGAGGAGTTGCGCGAGCGGCTCTGCGACCCGAACCAGCGGGAGGACGCCATGGAGGAAGTCCGCAGCGTCCTGCCTGATCTGGAGGAAGTCAGGGTCCGGCGTCTGGCCGAGGCAGCTGCGGGAGGTGCCGACAAACGGGCTTTTCGTGAGCTGTTCCGGGTCCTGAAGGCCGCGGAGGAGTCGCTTCACCAGCCTCCGAAATGA
- the trxA gene encoding thioredoxin, whose protein sequence is MAGDKVVQLSDADFESQVLQSDLPVLVDFWASWCAPCKAIGPIVDTLADTFDGQVKICKLNVDENPSTPGQYGVRGIPTLILFKGGEVVDQVVGAVPKGQLESLIKKAL, encoded by the coding sequence ATGGCTGGTGATAAAGTAGTTCAGCTTTCCGATGCTGATTTTGAAAGCCAGGTTCTGCAATCCGACCTTCCGGTTCTGGTCGATTTCTGGGCCTCCTGGTGTGCTCCCTGCAAAGCCATCGGGCCGATTGTGGATACTCTGGCCGATACCTTTGACGGTCAGGTCAAGATCTGCAAGCTGAATGTGGATGAGAACCCATCCACGCCCGGACAGTACGGCGTTCGCGGCATTCCGACCCTGATCCTGTTCAAGGGCGGCGAAGTGGTCGATCAGGTGGTTGGGGCGGTGCCCAAGGGCCAGCTGGAAAGTTTGATCAAAAAAGCGCTTTAA